The Mesomycoplasma ovipneumoniae genome window below encodes:
- the rplL gene encoding 50S ribosomal protein L7/L12 has translation MAKITKEQFIESLKEMTIKEVMEFVDALKEEFGVDPSAVAVAAAPEAAAEVKSEVKLTLKAAGQQKVAVIKVIKDMLGLSLMDAKKLVDAAPSVIKEAIKPEEAEEYKAKLVEAGAEVSID, from the coding sequence ATGGCTAAAATTACTAAAGAACAATTCATCGAGTCATTGAAAGAAATGACAATTAAAGAAGTAATGGAATTTGTTGATGCTCTTAAAGAAGAATTTGGGGTAGATCCTTCTGCTGTTGCTGTTGCAGCTGCTCCAGAAGCTGCCGCTGAAGTAAAATCTGAAGTTAAATTAACACTAAAAGCAGCCGGACAACAAAAAGTTGCTGTTATAAAAGTTATTAAAGATATGCTTGGATTAAGTTTGATGGATGCTAAAAAACTTGTTGATGCAGCACCTTCTGTCATAAAAGAAGCAATAAAACCTGAAGAAGCTGAGGAATACAAAGCTAAATTAGTAGAAGCCGGAGCTGAAGTTTCTATTGATTAA
- the rplJ gene encoding 50S ribosomal protein L10 — protein sequence MNAFRQKKAEIITEIRDLLEKSSSLAIAEYRGLSVAELESLRHELKKSGVFTRIYKNRLFKIAADELGFSNLKSELVGPNLFAFGLEDPIAPAKIITKVAKDQPLLILKGGIYEKSVVTAQENTAIAALPNYTEAITMLASSLQAPLKQLAFGLKLLIDEQKITA from the coding sequence TTGAACGCTTTTCGCCAAAAAAAGGCAGAAATAATTACTGAAATTAGAGATTTGCTCGAGAAATCTTCTTCTTTAGCAATTGCTGAATATCGCGGACTTTCAGTTGCTGAATTAGAAAGTTTGCGTCATGAACTAAAGAAATCAGGTGTTTTTACTAGAATTTATAAAAATCGACTTTTCAAAATTGCAGCAGATGAACTCGGTTTTTCTAATCTAAAATCAGAATTAGTGGGTCCAAATTTATTTGCTTTTGGTCTAGAAGACCCAATTGCACCCGCTAAAATTATTACAAAAGTCGCAAAAGATCAACCTTTATTAATATTAAAAGGTGGGATTTACGAAAAAAGTGTTGTTACAGCGCAAGAAAATACTGCTATTGCTGCACTTCCAAATTACACTGAAGCAATTACAATGCTTGCTTCTTCTCTTCAAGCCCCACTGAAACAATTGGCTTTTGGACTTAAATTATTAATAGATGAACAAAAAATAACTGCATAA
- a CDS encoding AAA family ATPase: MARKTEKQKTQNIAEKLTEEQQNVVNLALKGENILVDACIGSGKTSVIQVLCDKFPIDKKILYLTYNKLLKVEAKNKIKNKNVKVQNYHGFAYRFLWEKGISSSSADSIKIFLRNNISVGAYDVLLIDEYQDITEEISLLLERIKEKNPNIQIVAVGDINQKIYDKTKLNVTDFIDKFLGSYRKISLTFSFRMPKEHADMLGRIWDKTINGVNENCQIEYMEMEEIQEFLATQKPADILCLGYRSGKMTELLNYLEENHSDIFNKKTVFASIRERDANLSPKKNSAIFTTYDSSKGLEKPICVVFDFDLLYWQIRLQQITANYEIVKNIFCVAASRGKEKIIFLKPEFPNLPLNEVIIKQSKYLEKWSEDSFAMSTMFDHKYEEDIEYMLQMLDIKKINTEDKSEIKVKTKDALIDLTPCVGIFLEASYFNDWQIDKEIRHFIEVKYDHSEKQQKKQLKEYENYIKERNSIKDLTLYLVYLQTDQERYIKQTQPDFVDDNAVDQMHKRLSKVLGKDEIIQQKCWLEFSDDDLKIIVEGIADVIKDDIVYELKFVSDLTTAHFLQTASYMLALKKEKGILWNIRNNQMHEIRIKNREEFSEKLAQTISKGVYKPKSQREFEESDGSN, translated from the coding sequence ATGGCTAGAAAAACAGAAAAACAAAAAACACAAAATATTGCAGAAAAACTCACAGAAGAACAACAAAATGTTGTTAATTTAGCATTAAAAGGTGAAAATATCCTGGTTGATGCTTGTATTGGAAGTGGAAAAACATCAGTAATTCAAGTTCTCTGTGACAAATTTCCTATTGATAAAAAAATTTTGTACTTAACTTACAATAAACTATTAAAAGTTGAAGCTAAAAACAAGATTAAAAACAAAAATGTTAAGGTACAAAACTACCATGGATTTGCATACCGATTTTTGTGAGAAAAAGGTATTAGTTCTTCTTCAGCAGATTCAATTAAAATATTTTTAAGAAATAACATTTCTGTTGGCGCTTATGATGTTCTACTAATTGATGAATATCAAGATATTACTGAAGAAATATCTTTGTTATTGGAAAGAATAAAAGAAAAAAATCCTAATATACAAATTGTTGCTGTTGGAGATATTAATCAAAAAATTTACGATAAAACAAAATTAAATGTCACTGATTTTATTGATAAATTTTTAGGATCATACAGAAAAATTAGCTTAACATTTTCGTTTAGAATGCCAAAAGAACATGCTGATATGTTGGGCAGAATTTGAGATAAAACAATTAATGGAGTAAACGAAAATTGTCAAATCGAATATATGGAAATGGAAGAAATTCAAGAATTTTTGGCTACACAAAAACCCGCTGATATCTTATGTTTGGGCTACCGTTCAGGCAAAATGACAGAACTATTAAATTATCTTGAAGAAAATCATAGTGATATTTTTAATAAAAAAACTGTTTTTGCTTCTATAAGAGAAAGAGACGCAAATTTGTCTCCCAAAAAAAATTCAGCTATTTTTACAACATACGATAGCTCAAAAGGATTGGAAAAACCTATTTGTGTTGTTTTTGATTTTGATTTACTATATTGACAAATCCGCTTACAGCAAATTACAGCAAATTATGAAATTGTAAAAAACATATTTTGTGTAGCAGCAAGTAGAGGAAAAGAAAAAATCATCTTTTTAAAACCAGAATTTCCAAACCTGCCATTAAATGAAGTAATTATCAAACAATCTAAATATTTAGAGAAATGATCCGAAGATTCGTTTGCAATGTCTACAATGTTTGATCACAAGTATGAAGAAGATATTGAGTATATGTTGCAAATGCTTGATATAAAAAAAATTAATACAGAAGATAAAAGTGAAATAAAAGTAAAAACAAAAGATGCATTAATTGATCTTACACCATGTGTTGGTATTTTTCTTGAAGCATCTTATTTCAATGATTGACAAATAGATAAAGAAATTAGGCATTTTATTGAAGTCAAATATGACCATTCAGAAAAACAACAAAAAAAACAGTTAAAAGAATATGAAAATTACATCAAAGAAAGAAATTCAATAAAAGATTTAACACTCTATCTTGTTTATTTGCAAACAGACCAAGAAAGATATATTAAACAAACGCAGCCCGATTTTGTTGATGATAATGCTGTTGATCAAATGCATAAAAGATTATCAAAAGTGCTTGGAAAAGACGAGATAATTCAACAAAAATGCTGGTTGGAATTTAGTGATGATGATCTTAAAATAATAGTCGAAGGAATAGCTGATGTTATCAAGGATGATATAGTTTATGAACTTAAATTTGTTAGCGATTTAACAACTGCTCATTTTTTACAAACTGCTTCATATATGCTAGCCTTAAAAAAGGAAAAAGGTATATTGTGAAATATTAGAAATAATCAAATGCACGAAATTAGAATTAAAAATCGAGAAGAATTCAGCGAAAAACTTGCACAAACAATTTCAAAAGGAGTTTATAAACCTAAAAGTCAAAGAGAATTTGAGGAATCAGATGGAAGCAATTAA
- the mip gene encoding Ig-specific serine endopeptidase MIP gives MKKNNFLVKNKALFLLFGLGLSSFVFYSCTTNNETKVEQPKKDPKPGGGGQSNTETQQPKFDENAKKSFEDKINSAYSTFEASSSQTSYQNLTKTLDEVKSSLSQLFQNEDLEKKQIDWDSAKKTLDFQLEKTGYQTDNLTKLIIGSFLDILKPIEKTRELPQQSQPEIPEDRVNKYYEQLNAVAPKGQNWAIVKDGKRTVEDQYKYDFPDNEWRYYLEKYGGGGAKVLGLDDPDGLSDYPLGNTKKVSSNLKSSLDQKAKNVNQPLYDNASQRTFVLPKYDNSGKITGIDIPEHHKGDTSPAIHLDPQSGQVLRGGPGRVGLPRILPNQEYKKLTKSAISVAFRNGQFLRTHNGKEGEPDYLPPNEIVHFNNMHRGTLNIIDYKKEDGNKYPLTWYFITNAHVLNRLQVANDYHKDKIYGRDDDAYNTHNRQYNTWSLVFTKIKDSVSLNNIMPTTAEPRHQNYYDTVNLTVRTKGTNIHNAGKTLDSSNNFAVNDEKLDSQTIPENAELNVRTIVFGSNVFDKKLGDFTNQEKYKNMEELLDFAIMEVTFDNEDQAKIITKDWYDDHKDQKTKDKSTAITSDADFLKDEQYDKLPANQFYGLGFPLTEAETSQTLNEFKNKNAWETRKHSVSPYVNKDNGLYFNQDPSNQQLQNGGDLSWSRSYRSFMNKPGLTDIFIAMPYVSNGFIKITKFDPAKNVFSHTPYLFWGLGTLLDNFTGGGGMSGTGIYKDNKLYSLVFATDPRASTAVSLNLRSYGNDYKGYYGQYNLPKYDLIYGSKHQRKSYFQAMQQLYKDKGIKTYLFPNGFDDSQKVDVFGDWN, from the coding sequence ATGAAAAAAAATAATTTTTTAGTAAAAAACAAAGCACTTTTTTTACTTTTTGGACTTGGTTTAAGTAGTTTTGTTTTTTATTCATGTACAACTAACAATGAAACTAAAGTTGAACAGCCAAAAAAAGATCCAAAACCAGGGGGCGGCGGTCAATCAAATACTGAAACTCAACAGCCTAAATTTGATGAAAATGCCAAAAAAAGTTTTGAAGACAAAATAAATTCTGCTTATTCTACTTTTGAAGCTAGTTCTTCACAGACTTCATACCAAAATTTGACCAAAACTCTTGATGAAGTTAAGTCTTCATTATCTCAATTATTTCAAAATGAAGATTTAGAAAAAAAACAAATTGACTGAGATAGTGCTAAAAAAACTTTGGATTTTCAGCTTGAAAAAACTGGCTACCAAACTGATAATTTAACTAAATTAATAATTGGATCTTTTTTAGATATTCTAAAACCAATTGAAAAAACAAGAGAATTACCACAGCAAAGTCAGCCCGAAATTCCCGAAGATCGAGTTAATAAATATTATGAACAATTAAATGCTGTTGCCCCAAAAGGTCAAAATTGAGCAATTGTAAAAGATGGAAAACGAACTGTTGAAGATCAATATAAATACGATTTTCCTGATAATGAATGAAGATATTACCTCGAAAAATACGGTGGTGGCGGAGCTAAAGTTCTTGGACTTGATGACCCTGATGGACTTAGTGATTATCCACTTGGCAATACCAAAAAAGTCTCTTCAAATTTAAAATCATCTTTAGATCAAAAAGCTAAAAATGTAAATCAACCTTTATATGATAATGCTTCTCAGCGAACTTTTGTCTTACCAAAATATGATAATTCTGGAAAAATAACAGGAATTGATATTCCCGAACATCATAAAGGTGATACATCCCCGGCAATTCACCTTGATCCTCAAAGCGGACAAGTTTTAAGAGGTGGACCTGGAAGAGTTGGTTTGCCACGGATTTTACCAAACCAAGAGTATAAAAAATTAACAAAAAGTGCAATTTCTGTTGCTTTTAGAAATGGTCAATTTTTAAGAACTCACAATGGAAAAGAGGGTGAGCCTGATTATTTACCCCCTAATGAAATAGTTCATTTTAATAATATGCACAGAGGAACTCTAAATATTATTGACTATAAAAAAGAAGATGGCAATAAATATCCTCTGACTTGGTATTTTATTACAAATGCACACGTTTTAAATCGACTTCAAGTTGCAAATGACTATCATAAAGATAAAATTTATGGCCGTGATGATGATGCTTATAACACTCATAACCGTCAATATAACACATGAAGTTTGGTTTTTACAAAAATTAAAGATTCTGTTAGCCTAAATAATATAATGCCAACAACTGCTGAACCTCGCCACCAAAATTATTATGATACAGTCAATCTTACCGTGCGAACAAAAGGAACAAATATTCATAATGCCGGAAAAACACTTGATAGTTCCAATAATTTTGCCGTAAATGATGAAAAACTTGATAGTCAAACAATTCCCGAAAATGCTGAACTAAATGTTAGAACAATTGTCTTTGGTTCAAATGTTTTTGACAAAAAACTAGGCGACTTTACAAATCAAGAAAAATACAAAAATATGGAAGAATTGCTTGATTTTGCAATTATGGAAGTTACCTTTGACAACGAAGACCAAGCAAAAATAATCACAAAAGACTGGTATGATGACCATAAAGACCAAAAAACCAAAGACAAATCAACAGCAATTACTTCTGATGCTGACTTTTTAAAAGATGAACAATATGACAAACTACCAGCAAATCAGTTTTATGGTCTAGGTTTTCCACTTACAGAAGCAGAAACAAGTCAAACTTTAAATGAATTCAAAAATAAAAATGCTTGAGAAACAAGAAAACATAGCGTTAGTCCTTATGTAAATAAAGATAATGGTCTCTATTTTAATCAAGATCCATCTAACCAACAGTTACAAAATGGTGGCGATCTTTCTTGATCAAGATCTTATCGTTCATTCATGAACAAGCCTGGTTTGACTGATATTTTTATTGCAATGCCTTATGTAAGTAATGGTTTTATTAAAATTACTAAATTTGATCCGGCAAAAAATGTATTTAGTCATACTCCTTATTTATTTTGAGGTTTAGGCACTTTGCTTGATAATTTCACTGGTGGGGGAGGAATGTCAGGAACTGGAATATATAAAGATAATAAACTATATTCATTAGTTTTTGCAACTGATCCGCGCGCTTCAACTGCTGTTAGTTTAAATTTAAGATCATATGGAAATGACTATAAAGGTTATTATGGACAGTACAATTTGCCAAAATACGACCTAATTTATGGCTCAAAACACCAACGAAAATCATATTTTCAAGCAATGCAACAACTTTATAAAGATAAAGGAATTAAAACTTATCTCTTTCCAAATGGCTTTGATGACTCACAAAAAGTTGATGTTTTTGGCGACTGAAATTAG
- a CDS encoding putative immunoglobulin-blocking virulence protein yields the protein MVQNSSPVPTTRQNPVPGVSQSRIQYALERYRKALANEIKTIEFRVSNLQAEVNEIERSYKEDFEKDHIRGKIPKTEAGKHLWKEAYQRRIDLPRYNLNREKNYLEYLKNLPEKTSLTLEELKSLRQGLVPSLDTIHAWEYEDESKNPTLNRLKKHNQSRTFNTPSWYSLSPWNISNGEFPGWSKSDVSSTFSSEIGSFTNSIKVYEYSPNSENEDKNRQPLKLIQLDANDNNAFEKFQEIMAKISQKDGKVQAIRIKNIGEANSLQNASSILEAIPSQINTVSVFLNNINATKSLRGLENKKLKELSIYTEINSVSDEWSINPNGLKNVDFISFDYNNQATFDQSQGKIGGSIVFSGLRWEKGDTVEKINEGLSIVFDSKINQRVFQGNFGGKGGWPTTLDFSETDVNTFKGIKFAEFDKTFNEKVKNWEDDPYAQENYTGFRKLKFTKLIIKGSNSNGANSLNFKFSDLDGAQFTERFSESVPGSSPRVDVKIDGRQINSYPVYISGSPTGDSVEQLRKFISVANASGNNISQIFVETEEAKSKIGSTIGTAQVLVGRQSSSSSSGLV from the coding sequence ATTGTTCAAAATTCATCGCCAGTTCCAACAACTCGTCAAAACCCGGTTCCAGGAGTTTCTCAGTCAAGAATTCAGTATGCTCTTGAAAGATATAGAAAAGCTCTTGCTAACGAAATTAAAACTATTGAATTTCGAGTTTCAAACTTGCAAGCTGAAGTTAATGAAATCGAGCGTTCCTATAAAGAAGATTTTGAAAAAGATCATATTCGCGGTAAAATTCCTAAAACTGAGGCTGGAAAACACCTCTGAAAAGAAGCCTACCAAAGAAGAATTGATCTTCCTAGATATAATTTAAATCGTGAAAAAAATTATTTAGAATATTTAAAAAACCTTCCAGAAAAAACTTCCCTTACTTTGGAAGAGCTAAAATCACTTAGACAAGGTTTGGTTCCTTCACTTGATACGATTCATGCTTGAGAATATGAAGATGAAAGTAAAAATCCAACTTTAAATAGACTAAAAAAACATAACCAAAGTCGTACTTTTAATACTCCAAGTTGGTATTCTTTAAGTCCGTGGAATATTTCTAATGGCGAATTTCCCGGTTGGTCAAAATCAGATGTAAGTTCAACTTTTTCTTCAGAAATTGGCAGTTTTACTAATTCAATTAAGGTTTATGAATACAGTCCTAATTCAGAAAATGAAGATAAAAATCGCCAACCTTTAAAATTAATTCAGCTTGATGCTAATGATAATAATGCTTTTGAGAAATTTCAAGAAATTATGGCAAAAATTTCGCAAAAGGACGGCAAAGTTCAAGCTATAAGAATAAAAAATATTGGTGAAGCTAACTCGCTTCAAAATGCTTCAAGCATTCTTGAAGCCATTCCTAGTCAAATTAATACAGTTTCAGTATTTTTAAATAATATAAATGCCACAAAGTCCTTACGTGGTCTTGAAAATAAAAAATTAAAAGAACTGTCAATTTATACAGAAATTAATTCGGTAAGTGATGAATGAAGTATTAATCCTAATGGTCTAAAAAATGTTGATTTTATTAGTTTTGACTATAATAATCAAGCAACTTTTGATCAATCTCAAGGTAAAATTGGTGGTTCAATAGTTTTTTCAGGTCTAAGATGAGAAAAAGGTGACACTGTTGAAAAAATTAACGAGGGTCTCTCGATAGTTTTTGACTCAAAAATTAATCAGCGAGTGTTCCAAGGAAACTTTGGTGGAAAAGGTGGCTGACCAACCACACTTGATTTTTCAGAAACAGATGTAAATACTTTTAAAGGGATAAAATTTGCTGAATTTGATAAAACTTTTAACGAAAAAGTTAAAAATTGGGAAGATGATCCTTATGCTCAGGAAAATTACACTGGCTTTAGAAAATTAAAGTTCACCAAGTTAATAATTAAAGGTTCAAATTCTAATGGGGCTAACAGTCTAAACTTTAAATTTTCTGATCTTGATGGTGCCCAATTTACTGAAAGATTTTCTGAATCTGTCCCTGGAAGTAGTCCAAGAGTTGATGTGAAAATTGATGGGCGTCAAATTAATTCTTACCCTGTTTATATTTCTGGATCACCAACAGGCGATTCAGTTGAGCAACTACGAAAATTCATTAGCGTTGCAAATGCTTCAGGAAACAATATAAGTCAAATTTTTGTAGAAACTGAAGAAGCAAAAAGTAAAATTGGCTCAACAATTGGAACAGCACAAGTTCTTGTTGGTCGCCAAAGTAGCTCAAGTTCTTCTGGACTTGTCTAA
- a CDS encoding S8 family serine peptidase → MTKKFKKFKKFALYLFGFTSITLIYSSFFINWNNNKQYWYSTNFSNKIDVREPFIKKLNKSSKVKNLDNNFELKLLLNPDFLDTESKKITSFNIDFLEKIKKLNLKYKEAKYSEMLPIVWFYFDTENDREFFVKNSLENSTISRFIVYKNEEKDVQTRYVEMFDDSYELNNYQSNNNYINDWLFKISLGRNISIVNFEKQAAKDKQNQNKITSKVGAIEFLDKFDPNFNIYFNENQLTINDLVSDRSDQNKKPTHSTLVSLILGGKVGVDRKSDLYLSIYRTNAEWQKAIEWMVGTKGVKVINHSYGNGKADFKDYNENTYLLDFLARKHGVINVFSAGNSADETDKNKVGYNPWIDDKSLSLNSIVVGALEDNSNSFNIARNRIAPYSNFKTGDEYSQFAKPLVVAPGLIYNIFYDKNEPDNNKQYIHGTSFAAPIVTGLISTLLREKPNLDYNDYRIPAIKSILSVSAISPNHTGLVKKKNGYYEKYGAGTPDFEKMKKAVDNTAFISGNKENVGKSIFTSDKFWVNSNERIKSSLSWMFNAGILKNKEDYKIGQNIPSWWWFLPPITGVVSGLFNPTIPIKTAVGLGLADMHKWSSDHLNKQWLSLDATKKRQNNNIVSDYDLYLQKLNSYGKWVTIASSNSDLGNDELIDFKSNESGYYRINVWNYRSSVFENSVDDKLAVSYLVDNEN, encoded by the coding sequence ATGACTAAAAAATTTAAAAAGTTTAAAAAATTTGCTTTATATTTGTTTGGTTTTACTTCAATTACATTAATATACAGTTCATTCTTTATAAATTGAAATAATAATAAGCAGTATTGATATTCTACAAATTTTAGTAATAAAATTGATGTAAGAGAGCCTTTTATTAAAAAATTAAATAAATCGTCAAAGGTTAAAAATCTAGATAATAATTTTGAATTAAAATTATTATTAAACCCTGACTTTTTAGATACTGAATCTAAAAAAATAACTTCTTTTAATATTGATTTTTTAGAAAAAATTAAAAAGTTAAACTTAAAATATAAAGAAGCAAAATACAGCGAAATGTTGCCAATTGTTTGGTTTTATTTTGATACTGAAAATGATCGAGAATTTTTTGTTAAAAATTCCTTAGAAAATTCTACTATCAGTAGATTTATTGTTTATAAAAATGAAGAAAAAGATGTACAAACAAGATATGTTGAAATGTTTGATGATAGTTATGAGTTAAATAATTATCAGTCAAATAATAATTATATTAATGATTGACTTTTTAAAATCTCGTTAGGCAGAAATATTTCAATAGTAAATTTTGAAAAACAAGCAGCAAAAGACAAACAAAATCAAAATAAAATCACCTCTAAGGTTGGTGCTATAGAATTTTTAGACAAATTTGACCCAAATTTCAATATATATTTTAATGAAAATCAATTAACTATAAACGATCTAGTTTCAGATAGATCTGATCAAAACAAAAAGCCAACTCATTCAACGCTAGTTTCATTAATTTTAGGTGGCAAAGTAGGCGTGGATAGAAAGTCGGATTTGTATTTATCAATATATCGAACAAATGCTGAATGACAAAAAGCAATCGAATGAATGGTTGGTACTAAGGGTGTAAAAGTAATAAATCACAGTTATGGAAATGGGAAAGCGGATTTTAAAGACTACAACGAGAATACGTATTTGCTTGATTTCTTAGCAAGAAAACATGGTGTAATTAATGTGTTTTCTGCAGGCAATAGCGCTGATGAAACTGACAAAAATAAAGTTGGTTATAATCCATGAATTGATGATAAAAGCTTATCACTAAATTCAATAGTGGTTGGAGCGCTTGAAGATAATTCTAATAGTTTTAATATAGCAAGAAATAGAATAGCTCCTTATTCTAATTTTAAAACTGGTGATGAATACTCGCAATTTGCTAAACCCTTAGTAGTCGCCCCGGGGCTGATTTATAATATTTTTTATGATAAAAATGAACCCGATAATAACAAACAATATATCCATGGAACGAGTTTTGCAGCCCCTATTGTAACTGGGTTAATATCAACACTTTTAAGAGAAAAACCAAATTTAGATTATAATGATTATAGAATTCCGGCGATAAAATCGATTCTTTCTGTTTCTGCAATAAGTCCAAATCATACTGGTTTGGTCAAAAAAAAGAATGGTTATTATGAAAAGTATGGGGCTGGAACCCCTGATTTTGAAAAAATGAAAAAAGCAGTAGATAACACCGCTTTTATTTCCGGCAATAAGGAAAATGTGGGCAAAAGTATTTTTACTAGCGATAAGTTTTGAGTTAATTCAAATGAGCGAATTAAATCCTCTTTGTCTTGAATGTTTAATGCTGGTATTCTAAAAAATAAGGAAGACTACAAAATAGGGCAAAATATACCTAGCTGATGGTGATTTTTACCCCCAATTACCGGGGTTGTATCTGGACTATTTAATCCTACAATTCCTATTAAAACTGCAGTTGGTTTAGGTCTAGCAGATATGCATAAGTGATCATCAGATCATCTTAACAAGCAATGATTGTCATTAGACGCAACTAAAAAACGACAAAATAATAATATTGTTTCTGATTATGATCTTTACTTACAAAAATTAAATTCATATGGCAAATGAGTTACTATTGCATCATCTAATAGTGACCTAGGTAATGATGAATTAATAGATTTTAAGTCAAACGAATCTGGTTATTATCGGATTAATGTTTGAAATTATAGATCTTCTGTTTTTGAAAATTCGGTGGATGACAAATTAGCTGTTTCTTATTTGGTAGACAATGAAAACTAA
- a CDS encoding S8 family serine peptidase, giving the protein MVKKFKKIKKFALYLSGFASIPLIYSSLLINWNNNKQYWYSTNFSNKIDVREPFIKKLNKSSRVESLDNNFELKLLLDPDFLDTDPEKITSFNIDFLEKMKKLNLRYKETKYSQMLPIVWFYFETENDREFFVKNSLKNSTISRFIVYKNEEKDKQTGHVEIIDDNNPLNNNDNYHSLFSESLNKNISIVNFQKQAAKDSENQDKTTSKVGAIEFLDKFNSNFNIYFNENQLTINDLVSNRPKQAEKPYHSTLVSLILGGKTGVDKKSDLYLSIFKTDAEWHKAIEWMATNNVRIINHSYGNKFVDFKDYNENAYLLDFLARKYGVINVFAAGNGADKIDKHEFGKNKSDYNPWIDDRSLSLNSIVVGALQDNSSNSNIPKNEIAPYSNFKTGDQYLQFAKPLLVAPGQIYNVLDDKNQSGQSKKYVSGTSYAAPIVTGLISTLLREIIFVRDDFRVPAIKSLLSVSAISPNHIDLDKKDSGYYEKYGAGTPDFEKMKEAVENTSYIFGNKENEGEVIFTGNRFWVNSNERVKTSLSWNFNAGLLKNNEKSQNTSSWWWFLPAITRNVTGDWLPLEATKKRQGGTFVSDYDLYLQKLNSNGDWVDVARSNSILSNDELIDFKSNESAYYRIYVKNYRSSVFENSEDDRLVASYLVHNEN; this is encoded by the coding sequence ATGGTTAAAAAATTTAAAAAAATTAAAAAGTTTGCCTTATATTTGTCTGGTTTTGCTTCAATTCCATTAATATACAGTTCGCTGCTTATAAATTGAAATAATAATAAGCAATATTGGTATTCTACAAACTTTAGTAATAAAATCGATGTAAGGGAACCTTTTATTAAAAAATTAAATAAATCGTCAAGGGTTGAAAGCCTAGATAATAATTTTGAATTAAAATTATTATTAGACCCTGACTTTTTAGATACTGATCCTGAAAAAATAACTTCTTTTAATATTGACTTTTTAGAAAAAATGAAGAAGTTAAACTTAAGATATAAAGAAACAAAATACAGCCAAATGTTGCCAATTGTCTGGTTTTATTTTGAAACTGAAAATGATCGAGAATTTTTTGTTAAAAATTCCTTAAAAAATTCTACTATCAGTCGATTTATTGTTTATAAAAATGAAGAAAAAGACAAACAAACAGGACATGTTGAAATTATTGATGATAATAATCCGTTAAATAATAATGATAATTATCACTCACTTTTTAGCGAGTCATTAAATAAAAATATTTCAATAGTAAATTTTCAAAAACAAGCAGCAAAAGACAGTGAAAATCAAGATAAGACCACCTCAAAGGTTGGTGCTATAGAATTTTTAGACAAATTTAACTCAAATTTTAATATATATTTTAATGAAAATCAATTAACTATAAACGATCTAGTCTCAAATAGACCTAAGCAAGCAGAAAAACCATATCATTCAACGCTAGTCTCATTAATTTTAGGCGGCAAGACAGGTGTTGATAAAAAGTCGGATTTGTATTTATCAATATTTAAAACAGATGCTGAATGACACAAAGCAATCGAATGAATGGCTACTAATAATGTAAGGATAATAAATCATAGTTATGGAAATAAGTTTGTTGATTTTAAAGACTACAACGAAAATGCATATTTACTTGATTTTTTAGCAAGAAAATATGGCGTAATTAATGTCTTTGCTGCAGGTAATGGTGCTGATAAAATTGACAAGCATGAATTTGGCAAAAATAAATCTGATTATAATCCATGAATTGATGATAGAAGCTTGTCACTAAATTCAATAGTAGTTGGTGCCCTCCAAGATAATTCTAGTAATTCTAATATTCCAAAAAATGAAATAGCACCTTATTCTAATTTTAAAACTGGTGATCAATACTTGCAATTTGCTAAGCCCTTATTAGTAGCTCCAGGTCAGATTTATAATGTTCTTGATGATAAAAATCAATCCGGTCAAAGCAAAAAATATGTAAGTGGAACTAGTTATGCAGCGCCTATTGTAACCGGACTAATATCAACACTTTTAAGAGAAATAATTTTTGTTCGTGATGATTTTAGAGTTCCGGCAATAAAATCCCTTCTTTCTGTTTCTGCAATAAGTCCAAATCATATTGATTTGGATAAAAAAGATAGTGGTTATTATGAAAAATATGGGGCTGGAACCCCTGATTTTGAAAAAATGAAAGAAGCAGTAGAAAATACTAGTTATATTTTCGGCAATAAAGAAAATGAGGGCGAAGTTATTTTTACTGGCAATAGGTTCTGAGTTAATTCAAATGAGCGAGTTAAAACCTCTTTGTCTTGAAATTTTAACGCTGGTTTGCTAAAAAATAACGAAAAAAGCCAAAATACATCTAGCTGATGGTGATTTTTACCGGCAATTACCAGAAATGTTACCGGCGATTGATTACCATTAGAGGCAACAAAAAAACGACAAGGTGGTACTTTTGTTTCAGATTATGATCTTTACTTACAAAAATTAAATTCAAATGGCGATTGAGTTGATGTTGCAAGATCTAATAGCATCCTGAGCAACGATGAATTAATAGATTTTAAGTCAAACGAATCTGCCTATTATCGTATTTATGTTAAAAATTATAGATCTTCCGTTTTTGAAAATTCGGAGGATGACAGATTAGTTGCTTCATATTTGGTGCATAATGAAAATTAA